AAATGCTTTTTGTGCAAGTGTCCCGTTTTCGAAGAACCTCTTTTTTCTTGCCAACTCAAGCTTTGCATATTCCAAAAGGCCAAGGGGGAAAACCAAACAGCAACTGGCCTTGTTCAGAGTGTgttccataaatattttatgatagtTAAACGTGGCAGACCAGCAGACAAAAAGTAGTGAGATGTAAGACAGTGCCGGCCGTGGCTGTGGAATTCCCTTCAACATTTTTGGTGTCAGTTTGTGATTTGTGGTCTGGTAAAACTACTCACTAATGGCCGAGGTCTACTGCAAAGTCCTTTGACCAACCAAAAGGAAGTCATAGACAGGGAAATTGGGAGTTCATAGCCTTGGAGTTTTTTACTCCGACAACTGCACTGACAAGATAAACGGATGAAAATATTAACAAGGATCAAACTTAATGTTTGGGACAATTTGTAGTAAAAACTTGATAGTGTACAACTACACGTTCAGCGACCGGTATAGTTGACCGCTGTGTACCTGAATTTATGAACGTATTCAGGCCACCAGTTTTATAGGCGCAAATAATAAAGCCAAAAGCGTGGGAAAAATTCGAGGCTTGCTTAAACATTTACTGGCtttcaataataattttttaaagacggATTTCTAAAATGTAAGCATCGGGGGTGCCAAACAAATCGCTCAGTGTAGAATCAGTGTGTTTTTCATCTTTATCAATACGCACAACAAAAACGATTGATATAGAATAGATAGAATTGCCAATTCTACCATTCAAATAGTTACTCTTACGTAATACGTAAACGTGAGGGTtagtataaaaaatagtttttcaaCTGTAAGAAAGGGTAGAATGTGGCAAAACCATTAATTGTAGTtaacttactatttttatagtaaaaatacaatttatatagTTATTTCACTGCAGCAAcgtaatttataagtaacaTTAAAAAGGTAGTTGTCCAATTACGTTTTCCAAAAGTGTCTTCATCCTACACCTTATAAATGTGAGTGTCGCACTTGACTTCCTAGGTTTAAAGTTCCATTTGGTACAAATTAAGTAGAGTTTTCAGATTTTTAAACTGTGCAGCCGATTCGTTTAACATTCTTTCCTAGCCTAAAGTGTTatgcaaaaataccaaataacgAAAAAATTTAACCCACGAGAAAGTTTTCCCGAGGCAACATCAGGAGTACCGCCATTTGGTGTTGTGGTTGCTCGCTTTTGGGTTGTTGTAATCTGTTGCTCAAGGCGCTTTTGGAGCGgtgattattaaaaaaaaatgcttacTTCGGCAAGCTGAAGTTCTTATACCCTACAAGGTTAAAGCAAACTTGACTAGTCACTGATAAGATTGGTAATTTGTAAAGCGATacaggaagaaaaaaaaacagtggaGCTCTAAGTAATAGATAAAATCCATAGGTCTTAATATCTGTTTATTTCCTAATTTGTATCTTCGACAGGAGGAGGCTtacaaaaatctttgaaaaAGTAGCATACCTTCTGCTAGGGTGTGCGATGTAAAATATGGAAGGAAAACTGTTCAGCCCGTAATGAAAATGCAGAAGGTACCAGTTGAAGTCTAGACAGCACCGACAGCAGGCTCAGTAACAAGAAAACAGCGCAAGAAGACTTAAAGTGTCTTCAGGTTAATATTTATGCTGGACGAAGACGCGGCAGATTGCAACTGGCTAGGGCTGTGGATCTGCGgggcaatttaaattatttagcaATTTATTATAGCCAGCGGGCGCAGAGATGGAGACTTTTCTAATATATCAGCACCATGAAATTCACTGgaaaattgcataaaaatagtttgtACATATTTTCACAAAATTCCTCACTACAGACGCGCTCTGACAGTGGGAAAACTTTTAACTAAATTATGGAAAAGTTAGAAATTGTGGCAAGGGCTGTGGCCCTGGGATGGATTTATTGCGGGTCGGGGGCTGCCATGTGGCAGGTGCTAACTCACCTGGGGCGGAACGTCCAGTACCATCAGCTCACGTATGCAGGTGTCGCAGACCAGACAGTTTTTATAAATCTTGCGATGTGTTGTCGTCTGATGAGTCCTCGGAAAGTCATGGTAGAAAAATTGCTGTAAATAAGCCGGAAAGAGCACCGTCAGTTACATGTTtgccaaaattaaatattattatgattgTAAAATATTGCGCATGCGACTCGTGGGAGgccaatgaaaataaaaatgaattttccatCGGCAAATCATTTAGCTCCATAAAAACCCTGTCCAAAAGTAAAGCaagctaatattttttcagctTCCTTTGCTCTGTGCTCGCTTcttggttttctgttttctatgttgagcaaacattttaaatatgcgCTCTGAGCTTTTGCATGGGGTCGTATGGCCGGCTAAATCTCACAAAAACAGCCACACATATTTCATGGACATTTTTAgcttattaaaattgtaagcGCTTAAATGTATGCTTTGGATTTTGCGTTCTCTCCGGTCATGTAATCATAAAAGCACTAAAAACTGGGGAATAAACAGCACACGAGTCGCTTGGTAATGGTTATATGAGCAATATGTGCAGCGGAGCGTAGAATTGACTTtacgaaaatgaaattaaaaatgacttGGTTCGGGTTTAATGTCAGTATAAATAGGCTTAGTACATTTTCTGCAACTGGCATAAAACGgtgaattgatttaaaaagcCCAACTGGGTTAAACACTTGCTTTTTCTAGAACtgtaatatatttgttaaatcAGGTTCACATAATCCtcaactttaactttaatttgttaataaatttttagatCCCTAATGCTCCGCTTCAACAGCTCCTTTAAGCCTCAGTAAGGAGCCATAACTCTAATCCAAAGCTCATAACGCACACGCGGGACTTTTTGGAAGTCACTCTGCGCCGTGGTCGAAATGACCCCATTAACCCGCAGCCTTTTGAGCTGAGTCGCCTTCAATTTCTTATTGGGACTTTACTCTGGGGTCCGGGACCAAGGATGCCGAGGCATCCTAAAAATAAAGCCAAGGccgatggagatataaaatacaatttgaaaaaagaaaaatgataATGAAAGAGGGGAAATGGGGACGGCTTGGGGAAGATTTTGGTTGTGGCCGGTTGGATGTGGGACTCGCAATGGGTATCAATGCATGAGCTGAATGAGTGACAGGCTCTAAGGATATTTAACGCCTGATTGCATTCTAAAGTGATGCCTTGTCGCTCCAGGAAGCCATCGAATAGATTGCCAGTTCACGATTTTCCTGATTGTATGCACAGAGTGAAAGAAACGGTCTAATCGTAAAATGTGTATccggaaaaaaacaaaatgccagCATTGGAACTACCAAGATTTTAAAAGGATTCTCCAGCTTTCCTTTTTATAGATTAAAGCTAACACACACTTATTActataaattaacatttttaagatcctcacctaaaaaaatgtaaaatgtagttttttaaatggtttaaaatacacaaaacCGATAAAGAATATCCTATTTTCCTATGAAAATTTAtagactttttaaattttccgaaattataaaagtttaaaattgttttcacaGTGCTTATAAAaaagtcaagtgaaaatcaTTTGGGGCTTCATTTGCGATCCCCGCTCGtctaataaaaatgcaaattctaTTCTGCCAATCAGCTTACCCATTGTTGTCACTGCAATGAAATCAGATGCAATTTATGCGCACTATATTCAATTAGGGGCACCAAAAAGGAACCGACAAGGCCAACCACCGGAAGCGGAAGTGGCCGCGTTGGGAAGAGCGAAAATGTCACCGCTCTTGGCCTAAAAGAAGCAATGACTTTAGAGCAgactgtttttttaaatcatacgCTGCACCCACAGTCGCTTTCACCGGAAAAACGGGGGCGGAGGTCgcctgggggcgtggcaaaggGGTCAGATCGCAGCGCTTGGCATGACATCGATTCACATCGCATCGCTTTTATGTCACAACGCCGCATAtcattgagttttatttttattgaactgGTAATTGAATAAGAAATGACATTGATGGTCTGCTCCGCGGTCTCCAGGTCCtgtttccatttcccatttcccagttTCGAGCTCCGTGCTTGGTGTCCTTGCTCCACCGTGTTGTTGCCGTTCTCGTGGCCGGCTTTGCGCCTCTTTATGCTTCTTGCTGCCCCATAAAGTGCGGCACATTATCTGCCACATAAGTAAGCACGCCGGGGATCCGAGCAGCTTTTCCAAATTCACCCAAATAGATATTCATGGCGTACTCTTTATTGATATGATGCACTGCGTTTTATTTCTCGCATTTATCTGCTGGAATTAGCGCAgtttatttgaaaatgtttgccGTGCATTTAAGCCAGCGGATGAATGGGATAACATTAAATCAGGAAATAACGCTAAGGCTATTCGAAGTTTataatataactttttttccttttttcccctACATTAAAAGCAGGTCAAAAATGAGCACTACTCatcgaaaaatttacaatgatAATAAAGATAAATGGGCTCTTGTggttttcttatatttatattatttttccaattttttggaAGCACATAATATTCTTCGGGTCGTGGTCGAATAATAATAGCTCTTCGTTAAAGAGAAGCTATTTTTATTGAGAAATGATTGTCCTTAGCTGCAAAATTGACAAAGCCGAATgcctcaatttattttatccttTTATAACAATTATGTGATTTGATTTCCCATTTTTCGTTTACACGCCTATTACATTTACGCAGCAATAAAATGTCGGATGTTCTTTGCTCAAGCTTAACATCTCCCCAACTCGTCAACGGGTTCCCTTGGCCAGCTTGACCGCGAACAGCCATTAGACGGGACGTAATTGATTTTGCAGTGCTtaaaatgccataaaaatgCACAAATCTCGCATTACATACAATAAAAGGCGCCCAACGGGAAACGAGAAAGGAGGATAATGCCGGATGTTGGACAGCTGAGTTCAGAAGAGGGTGAGGGCTTCGGTTTGATGGGAAAACAGTCCTACActgaagaaaaaaccaagtcttcatttaagaacaaaattcTTAATGTAACAACGTTTTCTTctgaaatttttgaattaaagCATAACCTAAAGATAGCACAGGCCCGAGTTCGAGTCCATCAAATGATAtgctgcaaatatttttattttcaaaaggttCGCTTTTTCCCGTACGTATTATTTGGCTAGCTGGCCTAGTGGTACTCAACTATAAAAAACagtctaaaatttaaaaattttgagcaTTGAACATTGTGTCTAAAGTAAGATCAATCGGCGTTAAACCATTCCTATGAACCAACGTTGTTAATTCAGGAACATTTTTCTTACATTTGAacctttttttctctgtgtaaaaTTAGGATTATTtaggaatatttttcttagtttcagacggtttttttctctgtgtaaagCTAATGCACACACATTCCCATTCGTGGAAATTAAACGCAGCtgtaaaacacacacaaacaaatgtaTGGAAAATAATGGAGAGCGCAGCGGGAAGGCAAATGGCAAAGCGGCCAACTCGCAACTGCCAACTGCAGTTAATTGAATTTGCCGAGAGCGAGAGGTTAAAGGCGGGACGTGGCTGTTGGCAGTTGGCGGAAAATGAAGCGCTTTCCACGCCGAGTCTGATACTCTTTTTGGTTACGCGAAAAAATCAGGTGCTCAACCTATaaattgtcatattttatgttACCCTAATACTATGTCAGGTTGCCTTTATGATCTTTGTTTACCTACATTTAATTGTATGCATTAAAATTCGATACTCAATacattattctttttttaacaaggaaaataaaacaatttgaaaGTGAAAGCGTTTTTGTAGCTAAGAGTAAACACTTTTCGCAAGGTGtacagaaattaatttattttactttgtgtgaattcaattgaaaaactttattgtttattggtgcaattcaattaaacttctcaattttgtttgctttaacAAACTTTATAACCAACTCTTTAATTGAAAtgcacttatttttttagtggttTGTCGATTAAAAGAAAagcatacaaatattttctgtatatAACCGATGATTGTTTTTActgataattaataaaataaactacaaAATTAACCGAAatctaattattaaatttcgaCTGTCCAATAAAATGTGAATTTTAAGTTTCGACAGGTTAGTTACTTTACTATCCGTAATTAAAATCATAAActactattttttaaaattccttttcaGGTGCCAAAAAAGGGCtgacacatttaaaaaagtaattgctTAATactaattgtatttttccccTAAAAAACGAAATCATTTTCTCCGTGTAGGTAAAATGTAAGCCAGATTTTATATCCAGAGTATTTTaactattataaaaatacatgtTTGTTAGTTGCCGTGTTTGCTCTAGGTTCGTCAAACTGGCAGGGCTTACTTGTAAAATAAGTGGTAGGGCAAAAAAGGCTTCACAAATTAATCGACAGATAAGAAAATTACTACTTTGAAAGATGAGTTCTCTGAAACATGAAGCAGATATGAATTTTATATGttgttaaattgaatttttttgtaattttgatgTAGGACGTTCTCGCACTATAAATCTATTTGGTAGGGTAGTTGACAAAAGACCATCAGTGCCACACTGACCCACATTGTTAGTATACCCTCTCGCAAAGGCCGTTGCTAAACACATATGAGGCATTCTAGCTCTGTGGCTTGCCATTGTCTAATTACAAAAGATAAACCACAAAAGATACGATGCGATGCGAAGCGCAAATCAAATTAACGACGCTcccacacgcacacaaatGCAATTAGCAGGTCTGGGAAGGGAGTGTGAAGGACGGGGAGGGATGTGGGTCCCGAAAGGGGGCCGGGTAGGTGGAGGGGTACGTGGAGCTGGTCCTATAGGTAGATGGTGCGCCAAACATCGGCGATGAGAGCCAGCTGCCATGGGACTGGTCTATTAAAAAGTTTGCCACTAAACTTTTTAGCTTTCATCGGGGTCGCCCGTTGcccattaataatttaaagccaAGTTGGGGCATGAAAAGTGCAGCGTTTGCATCTCTGCAACGTTCCATCATCCCCCTGGATTTACCGCTCTGTGTGTATTGGCCAAACTTTTAATCAGGAATTGTGTTAattgaaaatgcaatttattattgaaaaattaattaatgcgaCTGGGCAACAAGAACCCTTTCTATGCTGATGACGGATGGATCGGATTGGACTAACGATGATTACagtcattaattttaattgcattacgAAACTGAAACGCACTtaacaaacatttaaattatcaTTGGTGATTCCGAATTAATTACAGCAATTAAGACGCGATGTTCGGTAGATGCACTTTGATCCTTTGAAACTGACATAAATGTATTAGGCTTAATTGGTTTGGcttaaattgatcttaaagAAGTTAAAGTGACTTGAGGGAAAACAGTGAACAAATCTCTACTAAAATGCtggttttttaaatcaaatggatGTAATTGCTTGAATGTCTATTAAGTAGTATTCCCATAATAGTATTctttgatttaataaaaaaaataaaaaaatacatgaaCCGATAAAAAAATTGTGCCCCGGGTGAGGCTCGAACTCACGACCTTAAGATTATGAGACTTACGCGCTGCCAACTGCGCCACCGAGGCGTTGGGAAACGCTACAGTGAAACACCTTATCAGCCAGGTGTGAGATCTTAATTTGAGCAATAATTACCCCCCGAAATCCAGAGATAAGAAACCACCTCATATGTATACACTCAGAGAAAACCATAAGATgtttagaaaattaatttggttttatagCCACTAATGGGCCATACCAATTTTCAGGCTACAATTTtagcatttgtttttaaagcgATACCAAAAATTACTTTAGACTGCATTTTGGAGCTCTGTCACTGGCTAACTTCGTTTTCTTTCTAATCGCCAGTTAGAGTAGTTGTAACATTTTTTGGATCCCCATTAACTTTCGTTTAATTTGTACTAACCTGTAGTATGCTTGTTTTGCCGACCCCAGTAGCCCCCAAAAATGCGGCTTTAAGGGGGCCCTGCAGCCATGGCGGCTCCGCACCACCCTCCAGAGTGATGCGCTATGCCGAAATGCACTTATTCTGTATATGAAGCTCCATTTCAATTGAGATCTTTGTTGTGTTCGCTGCTGCGGCTGTGGCTGCGATGGCGGTGGCTTTGGCTTTTGATCCTttggctcctgctgctgctgatgctgctgctcctgttttGATATTGCCTGCTGCCGTCCTCGCACTATCACCGACATAATCAACGCTGCGTGTGCTACCGATCAATAGTTTCTTAGAGTTAGTTGGCGATATAGTACTACTCCACATTATATTGTTATTATAATTGCTTATagtattattgttatttttctgcTTGAACGACGCCAGCTTGACTGATTTAGCGGAACAAGTTGGGATAGAAGTAAAAGGCAGGCAGCAAGCTTTGAGATTAGCGAGGCAGAGTTGCAATTTGGTTGGCAGCTGATTTATGTTATTGCTAAATAATTCGTTGATATTTGCTGAAAgagatatgaaaaaatatttatatatttaggaGTAAAGTAACTTAAAGGCATCAGTAAACCACAAACTCATGGTAataaaacatgtttttaattttataaaattcaattatcctTGGaacattaattttgattggattGGAACGTAAGATTGACTGTAATATTGTGACTAAATGGCGTTTCCAAACAATCTGGCAGCTGCAATGAGATAAACACAAATCAGAGGCAATGAAATAAATTGGAAAAGTGACGGCGAAAAAATTGGTCTGCGAGCCCAAAAATGATTTCGTGCCAATCAGCTTGAATTCGGCTAACTAAATTTATTGAGTCGCCAGCGGATATTGCACATTGATTTCAGTTTAATAGCATAAATATTGTTTGGACCCTTCACCCCGAGccttctgtttttttgtgtttctccTTTGGGTCTCTTTGCATTGgcaataataaatttcaaatttcacatttcaCTTCCGCTGCACAACGGAAGTCGAATTCTGCCTCTCGTTTTCGCCGAGGGCGCATATTCTTATGGCCTATTTTtgcggaaaatgggaaaaagcgcacaaaaagaaaaacattaagTCAGGCGTGAAAAACGTTTGGAAATTCTGTTTTTCGGTTTCAGTGTTTCGTTTGGGGGTGGCCCGCTTGTAAATTACACGAGAACAGATTTATAATTAGAAAAGTTTCGAAAAATGAGATTGGGCGTTGATTAACGCCACTTTTACGTTTTGAATGCtcgttaaagttttttaactgCGAAGAagtggtttttggggtttttagGCAAAGGACTCCCTCCGTTTCTCGCCTTCTCTTAATTAGTTGGACATCTGCCAACAGCTTCATCTATCATCCATCACCAGCCCACTCAGCTCCCCCGCCAAGCAGGGaaacttaataaatttaataaccgCAAAATATGCCCCTAGCTAAATGCGTGGAGACAGGGTGCTAAAAATGCCAGACAGCCATCGCATCGTTGGCGTATTTATAGCCCACATCTCCATCAGAATCAGCATCAGTATCCGCCCAACGCCCACATCCTTCGGCACATCACTTCCTAGTCACCTACCGAAAAATCATGCGTCATCGAGACGCCGCCCACACCTAACTGGGGACGTATTGTGGCCTTATAAGGACGCCAGGAGCAAGTCGAGGCGGCTGACTTGATTTGATCAGATATGATTGAGAGCGGCCGCCAAGGGCACGGCTTAAACGGCGCCCACACACAGGGAACCCGCTGAGAAAGCACGGCCCGTCGTGAGTCACTCCGAGAAACATTTTCGGGCTTCAGATGAGCACTTAGGGGCGACGAGCTGATACCCTATAGTGATAACAGTGCGCTCACAAAATGTGTTTAAAAAACTAAGGGTGCTTTTCTTTCTTCTTACATCACATCTGAGAACCTAATTGGTTTcagataaaatacaaaaaggtTTTATTAAACAGGATATAGTCTTTCTACATCAgcttcttaaaaacttttactcggaaaaacaatttatttcattGTTCAAAGACTTCATTTTCCTATGGTGAATACTTGAAGcttaaacttttctaaaagttTGATAAAATGTAGATTTTTACTAGAAATCGCCGTCCCTTAACTACTTGCAAATTTGCATACCCCTCGTAAATCGGAACGTTATTTTCCAATCGAACCCATAGTTCATGGTGGCAGCCCTAGCACTTTGATTAGATTCCTCAGGCCgaagtaaatttaatttggaaaaCAACACATTTGGTCGGGCCTGTTATGGCATTCGGAACGGAATGGTGGGGGATGTGGATGGGATGCCCTTTGTCTTGGGCCTCCAGACCCAGTTCATACGCCCCGTGGCCCAGTTGATTGATACGCTCTCAGCGAGCGCCGAAGTACGTAAACAAGTGCCGGAGGCTGAGGATGAGGTGGAGGCGGAGGTGGGTGTTTTTAGCCGAGgtgtgtgggcgtggccggagACACAAATCCTGGCAATTGAAAACTTTCCACTTTTGGCAACACTCCAAGGCTCAGaatcaaagccaaagccagacAATTGTAGCCCAGTTATTGTGTGTATTTCGGCTGTGTGTATTGTAATGCTTTTATCTGCCCGCCCACTCGAGCCTTGAGCAGCGATGTTTATGCCGACAGGCTCACGCAACCTGTTCGCCTCGAGTTTCCCGACTTTTCCGGGTTCCGGGTCCGAGTTCGACTTCCGAGCATTGCcattgttttaagccccactTCCTCTGCCGTCCTTTGTTTGTGCCCAGAGCTTTTTATGGTACGTGCCACTAAATTTTAttggtttatttattgttttcagAGCTACTTGCCACAGTTGCGTCGCAGCAGTCGGCGGACCTCTCCCCCTGTATGCACTGAATTAAGCGTTAACAGAAGACAATCAATTACAAGTCTTAGCCATTTTAATGGCGGGCTTTGAGCTTcagcttttcattttcatcaaTGCGCCCCAAAGTTGCCtacgaagaataataaaattacGGGTGTGCTAAGAAGGGACAGGGACCCAAAGGACCTCGAAGAAATGTGCCAAGGAAGTGGCAACTATATCCCTTTTGAACCAACTATGTATTTGGGGCAGCATCCTGCAACATTTGGCGAATAAAGAATGGAACCCGCAGATAGAGGGACAGGAAGGACGTGCAAATCTGCATATGAGGGCGTGTCCTGTAGACAGGCGGAAATGAAATGTGTGACACTCGATGGCAGCGAATGGCAGCCCTAGGCGGATATTGATTTCGGTGTGT
This portion of the Drosophila takahashii strain IR98-3 E-12201 chromosome 3R, DtakHiC1v2, whole genome shotgun sequence genome encodes:
- the LOC108066130 gene encoding LOW QUALITY PROTEIN: ras-like protein family member 10B (The sequence of the model RefSeq protein was modified relative to this genomic sequence to represent the inferred CDS: substituted 1 base at 1 genomic stop codon), with product MWSSTISPTNSKKLLIGSTRSVDYVGDSARTAAGNIKTGAAASAAAGAKGSKAKATAIAATAAAANTTKISIEMELHIQNKCISAXRITLEGGAEPPWLQGPLKAAFLGATGVGKTSILQQFFYHDFPRTHQTTTHRKIYKNCLVCDTCIRELMVLDVPPQKRFPADNFAEWNNGHPLGLRTVHAYVLVYDMGNLETFQYCRSMRDQILDSFSHRDFSIIVVGNKFDNVTEAQANSQELKDISTLVRKHWRCGYVECSAQYNYKIGDVFRELMGCTSTGGGGGAGGGGVAGVGGLVGTEYSQSTRNKGRCTIL